A region of the Sporomusaceae bacterium FL31 genome:
TCAATCATTTGGTATGGGGATTCCATTCTTTATCATGTTCGGCCGATTATTATGAATGATAAAGTTATTGGGTATGCTTTTGCCTGTTTAAATCTGAATCGGGTTAGGTCAGAATTATGGGAAAGAACCATGAAGTTCTTTTCAGTAGCTTTTTTCATCCTAATGATCGTCATTATGCTTTTTCAAGAAGTATTTATTCAATTTAAAAAGGAATTGGAGTTGTTTGCCGAAGCTATTCTCAAAGGCCGGGCCAAGCAATTTGAAAGTAAAATACCGGAATTGACGCCTATTTTGCGATATATCAGTGCTCAGACTGAAAATATGGCACGTCTTGACAGATTAAATATTGTTGGGGAGATGGCTGCAAGTATTGGCCATGAAGTGAGAAATCCCATGACAACGGTTAGGGGATTCTTGCAATATCTCAGCAATAAACAGGAGTTTAAAAATTCTCTTGAACATTTTACGCTGATGATTAGTGAAATGGATCGAGCGAATCAAATCATCACTGAGTTTTTGGCTTTAGCTAAAAATAAATCAATGGATTTTAAAGATCGGGATTTGAATCAGATCATTACTGAGATTGTACCTCTCTTGCAGTCAGATGCCGTACGTTCACGTTGTCAGATCGCGCTTCATTTACTGCCGATTCCGTCTGTAAGTGTAGACGAAAATAGCATGCGCCAGCTTATCTTAAACCTGGTGAGAAATGCAATTGAATCCATGCTGCAAGGCGGGATAGTGACAATCAGTACTGAGCAGCGTGACGCACAGGTTATTCTTGCCATACAAGACCAGGGAACAGGAATCTCACCGGACATCTTAAATAAATTGGGAACTCCTTTTCTAACTACAAAAGAAAATGGGATTGGCATTGGGCTGGCAGTTTGTTATCGAATTGTCTATCGGCATGCCGGAGTTATTGAAGTCGATAGTAAGGTTGGCGAGGGAACAAAATTTACTATTATTCTTCATTGCAGTAAACAAGATCAAGCCGATAAGGAGCACGTGATATGATCGAAAAAGCTGTAGCATGTTTTTTTATAGCTGGAAGTTTTATCTATCTGTTTTTTGCAAAAGAGTTATCTTTTGGCATGATTGCTGCACCTAAAGCCGGATTTTTACCAATTTTAACTGGAGTTACAGCAAGTGTTCTAATCATTGCAATAATGATTCGCCAGCTTTTTGGTAAACAGCAAATGAATTTTTCTGAGGTTAATTGGCGTAAATTTTTGCTTGTAAGCATTGGATTAATTTTTTATATCATTTTTCTCCAAGTTGTTGGCTATATAGCGGCAACCTTTATTATTATGTTTTATTTATTGAAAGTGACCGATACGGTTGGGTGGCTTAAGCCGGGATTACTATCCACAACTGTTGCTGTTAGCTTTTTTATCGTATTTGTAAAAATATTAGGGATTACTCTGCCATAGCATGGAGGGATCAATGATTGGACGTTTTACAACTGCTATTCGATGGATTTTTTATAAGTTTGTCATTTGCGAACTTATTGGCTTGTATGACTGGTGTTCTCCTAGGTACACTGGTTGGGGTGTTGCCTGGGATTGGTCCAATTGGAACCATTGCATTGCTATTACCGCTGAGCTTTAATATGGATGCAACGGCTTCCATCATTATGTTTGCGGGAATTTATTATGGTGCTATGTTTGGCGGTTCAACAACTTCAATTTTATTAAATGTTCCAGGAGAAGCAGCCTCAGTCATCACTTGTGTTGATGGTCATGCTATGGCAAAGAAAGGACGGGGTGGGGCGGCGTTAGCGGTTGCTGCAATTGGCTCATTTATTGCCGGAACTATGGGCCTAATTGGATTAACTTTTTTTGCACCGATATTGGCTGACGCAGCCTTGTTTTTCGGACCTCCGGAATATTTTGCCATTGCTGTCTTAGGCTTGATTATTTTAACGCGCCTAACGGGAGCTTCTATGCTTAAATCAGCATTAATGGCTACTATTGGTATTATGCTTGGCACGATAGGGCTGGATAGTTTAACTGGAATTAGCCGCTTTTCTTTTGGGATTGATGAGTTGCAGCGCGGTATGGAGTTTTCTATTGTGGCAATGGGGTTATTTGGTATTAGTGAGCTGTTAGATACTATGATTGAACCGAACACAAAAAAGCAATTACAGCAGGTTCGGTTTCGTGAGTTATACCCCAATCCTGTAGAGTGGAGACGCTCTATAGCACCAATTTTTCGTGGCGGTGCCATTGGGTTTTTGGCCGGTCTGCTTCCGGGTCCATCTGGGATCATTTCAAGTTTTGCATCCTATGCTGTCGAAAAAAAACGCAGTAAGAATCCAGAGGAATTTGGTCAAGGGGCTATCGAGGGCGTTGCCGGTCCGGAAGCGGCCAATAATGCAGCTGCATCGGCAACGATGATTCCGTTATTGTCCTTAGGTCTTCCTTTTTCTGCAGGCTCTGCTATTTTATTAAGCGGTTTTATGATTCATGGCATTGTTCCTGGCCCAACTTTAATTACTCAACATTCGGACTTGTTTTGGGGCCTTATCGCCAGTATGTATATCGGCAATGTATTGTTATTGATTATTAACTTGCCGCTAGTGGGAATATTTGCATATTTGCTTAAAACACCCTTAAATATTCTAATGCCCATTGTTTTAATGGTGACAATGACTGGTGCTTACTCTATCAACAATAGTATGTTTGATTTAGGTTTGTTACTGGGATTTGGCTTTCTGGGGTTTTTTATGAAGCGTGCAGGTTATGAGCCCGCTCCCTTGATTATCGGTTTAATTTTAGGACCAACAGTGGAAACCGGATTAACTCAAAGTCTCATTATCGGTAATGGCAATGTATATTCACTTTTTATGCGGCCTATTTCAGGAACTATCCTGGTCATTGGTATTCTGATTATTGTCTATAATTTAGTAAGTTGGGGGGGACGTGACAACAGTTGGCGGAAACTGTAGTAACAGTTAGCATGTTGAACAAAGGATAATAACTATTAATAATCGGGAGGAATATTGCGATGATAGTCAATAAGTCAGCCGTTATGTATTTGTTTATTTGTATATCAATCATGTTGCTCACTGTTGGTTGTGGCACGCAAGGCAAGCCGGCATCTACAGTAGAAAAGTACCCGACAAAACCGATTACCATGATTGTACCGTATGCGGCTGGAGGCAGTGCCGATATGATGGCACGTGCTATGGAGAAAGTAGCGCAGAAGCATCTTGGCCAGCCTTTGGTTGTTACCAATATCGCGGGTGGTGCATCAACGATAGGTACGAATGAGCTTGCCGGGGCTAAAGCGGATGGTTATACCATCGGCTATGTTTCGATGGGATCTTTCTTACAGCCTTTATATGGACAGACTCGCTACCATTATCCGACTGCTTTAGAACCACTTGTACAGGTTATGTCGACTCCCTCGGTTGCTGTAGTTTTGGCAAATCAGCCATGGGAAAGCATTGATGATTTGGTTCAATATGCTAAACAGCACCCAGGTGAAATAAAATATGGTCATTCTGGCTTAGGTTCGGGTAATCACGTGGCAGGGGAAATGTTTGCTAAAGAAGCCGGTATTGATATCGCCCAAGTTCCCTTTCGCGGGGAGTCTGAGGCTTTAGCTGCTGTGCTTGGTGGTCATGTTCAGTTAATGTTTACAAATCCGCCAACTATTAAGGAATATCTAAAGAGTGGTAAGGTCAAAGTATTGGCGGTTGCGGCTGATCAACGCATTAAAGATACTGGCTTTACAAATATACCTACCTTTAAGGAATCTGGGCTGTCTGTGGTTTATCATGCATGGCATGCTCTAGGCGCCCCTAAAGGGCTTCCGGCCGAAATACGAAATCAGCTTGTTGATGATTTATCCAGAATGATCAACGACCCGGAATTTAAAAAGAATATGGAAGATTTAGGAATGACTGTAGAGTATCTTGGACCTCAGGAATTTGAGAAAAAGTGGATTGAAGATAATGCTCGTCTAACTAAAGTCATTAAGGATACTGGTATTGCTGAGAAGATCGCAGCTCAAAAAAAATAACGGCTAATTGCGGAAAGGAAAATAAGAATGGCGGTTAATCTGCATTTGGATACCAAGGACTTAGCTGAGAAGTATGACGCGAGCAGCCAATCGCAGTTCAATGATGGATGCGTTCTCCTTGAGAAATTGGATCTAAAGTCAGGATATTCAGTCTTGGATATTGGCTGCGGAACGGGAAGCTTAGCTCCAAAGGTAATTGAATCAATTGGCAATGATGGACAGTATATTGGTATTGATCCGTTGATTGAACGGATTGCTATAGCCAATCAAAAGCATATGAGTGCAAATGCAGTATTTAAACAGGGAATTGCCGAGAATCTCAGTTTTCTCGCAGATAACACAGTAGACATTGTTTATATGAATTGGGTTTTTCATTGGATAGCGGATAAAAAAAATGTTATCCAGGAAATCAACCGAGTTTTGAAACCAAATGGGAAATTTGGCATTACGATACCCTGCAAAGAACTGCATAGCATAATCGGCTTGACGGGCATTACTGATAAAGTACTTAAGCGAGATCCCTACAAAAGCTTTGTCCGTCAAGAAAGCAGTACTCAAAAACAATATAACCTGACAACCGCTGACTGGATTAATCTGTTTATTGAAGAAACATTGATCATTAAGGAAATTCATGTGCAGGTTAGCAGCAGGGTTTTTCAGAATGCTACTGAGATTACACAGTTTATGACAGCAAGCTTCTTTGGTAATTATTTAAATCATGTCCCTGACGACCTGCGCGAACAGGCAATTACTGATATTGAAGCTGAGTTTGAATCCTACCGCACTGTTGAGGGATTGAAATTTGATTATTATCCTTTATATGCTGTGGTTCAGAAACAGAAATAAATCAATAAAAGCAGCGAGAGCATCGCTGCTTTTATTGATTTATTAGGTATAACAAGTTTTGTAAAATCTATATTAAAAGAAGGTCTATTAAAAAGAATGTAGAAAAGATTTACTTATTAATAATCATTACGGCATAAAACAGAACGGAGGATGTATATGTGGCGAAAACCTTTTACAGTCATGTTTGGCGGTCAAGCAGGGTATGGCATCATGAGCGCCGGTGCTCTTGTTGCTAAGGCAGGAGCACGCAATGGGCTTTGGGCATTTGTTGTCAATGAGTATCCGTCCTTAATTAAAGGGGGGCTTAATACTTGTATTGTGAGCTTTGATGCCAATCCGGTCAAAGCTTACGAAGAACGGCTTGATTTTTTATGTGCTTTATCGCAGGAAGCCTTGGATCAAAATTATAATAAACTTGACCGCGGTGCGGCAGTGTTATACGACAGTGACGCAGTTAAACCAGATAGAGATAAAGTACCACAAGCTGTAACCTTATATCCAGTTAAGCTCATTGGTTCTCTTAGTGGTGAAACTGCCAAGGTCATGGCAAATAGTGCTATGTTAGGCGCTTTTTGTGCACTATCGGGTTTTCCAATAGAGAAAATTGCTGATATCATGAAGACTGGTTTTATAAAAGCAAAAGTTTTGCAGCAAAATTTAACCTTACTTTACCAAACATTTGATCAGACTCGCAGCCTTTTTGCGGAGGAAAAAACTTTCCCGCTGTCATTTCAGGCTGATGGCAACAGAAAGATGCTTTTGAACGGTAATGATGCGATTGCCATGGGGGCAATTAAAGCCGGTGTTAAATTTGCTGCCGGTTATCCAATGACTCCTGGATCAAGTGTGCTGACTTATTTAGCGGATCATGCAGTCGAATATGGCTTGGTTTTTAAACAAGCCGAGGATGAAATTGCAGCAGTCAATATGCTGATTGGGGCCGGGTTTGCTGGTGTGCGGGCTCTAGGGTCAACCAGTGGCGGCGGCTTTGCCCTGATGACTGAAGCCTTGGGCTTTGCTGCACAGGCAGAGGTTCCGCTGGTTATTGTCAATGCGCAGCGCGGTGGTCCTAGTACTGGGCTGCCTACTCGTACTGCACAAGCTGACTTAAACTTTGTTGTGCATGCATCACAGGGTGAATTTCCACGCATTGTTATGGCGCCAGGAGATGTTGAAGAATGTTTTTTTGAAACTTTTCAATTGTTTAATCTAGTTGAAAAGTTTCAGGTTCCGGGTATTATTTTGACAGATAAATATTTGGCTGACTCTAGTATTGTCCATCCATATTTTGAGGATGGAGATCTTCGTGTTGACCGGGGCGCATTGGTTGACGAATCATGGCTCAACGACAATCAGCCCTATTTGCGTTATCGAGCTGCTGAGGATGGAGTCTCGCCTCGAGCCATTCCGGGTCAAATGAAGGGACGTCATATTGCAACCAGCTACACACATGGTGAAGATGGCTTCTATAGTTCCGGCAATCGCGAATATGCGGCTCAAGAGCCTGAAATAACAGCTGCCGGTCTTGATAAGCTGTTTGCTAAAGTGCCTGGAATCTTACAGGAAATCCAAGGTGTTAAGCTTCATGGCCCACAAGCCGCTGAGCTTACAATCATTGGCTGGGGATCAAGCAAAGGAGCCATTCTAGAGGCAATAACCGCAGTCAACCAGACTGGAAGGACTGTGAATTTTTTGCAAGTTCTGTATCTATCTCCTTTTCCGGCAGAAGCTGTGCAGGCTGTTCTGCAAGGCAGCAAGAGAACCTTGCTGATTGAAGGCAATAAAACGGGACAATTAGGTGCAATGATTCGGACCTATACTGGTTTATCCATGGAAGAAGTCTATTTAAAATATGATTCACGCCCGTTTACGCCGGCATTAATTATTGAGAAAATAAAGGAGGTACTACTCTAATGGAAGATTTAAAAAATTCGTATGTACCTACCTGGTGTATTGGCTGCGGCAATTATGGCATATGGAACGCTTGGAAAAAAGCCTTTATGTCACTAAACTTGGATCCAGAGCAAACAGCTCTGGTAACCGGTATTGGCTGCTCAAGTAAAATTGCCCAATATCTAAATACATACCGGATTGAGACATTGCATGGTCGATCGCTGCCGGTAGCGACTGGAGTTAAGCTGGCTAATCATCAATTGACTGTAATTGCTGAAGGCGGCGATGGAGATGGAATGGGGCTGGGAATCGGCCATTTTATTCACACTGCAAGACGAAATCTCGATATTACTTATCTGATTCATAACAATCAGATCTACGGTCTTACTAAAGGACAGTCTTCGCCTACTAGTGACCTAGGAATCGTTACAAAATTTACTCCTCCACCCCGGGGGAATGTTGAGCAGCCAATCAACATTGTTCAAACAGCCTTGCAAGCCGGAGCTTCTTTTGTTGCTCGTTCCACAGCGGCTGATCCCAAGCTGGCTGAGATTATTGCTCAAGCAATAAAACATAAAGGTTTCTCAGTGATTGATATTTTGCAGCCCTGTGTTTCCTTTAACCATGTAAACACCTATAAGTGGTATCAAGAACGTGTTTATGCGGTTTCCGAGCTATCTGACTATGATCCAACTGATTATACCAAAGCCACGGCTGTTGCTGCGCAATGGGGAGATAAAATTCCTACAGGGGTGATTTACGCTGCCGAACGAATGACTTACGAATCTTCGCTGCCGCAATTGGCTGTTCAAACACTTTCAATTCAAAGTATCGAGGCTATTATCGTGACACCACTGATGGATGAGTTAGCGTAAGTTTAACCTATAGAAAGGGCATTTTGCCTAATTAAATGAATGGCGATAAAAGGCAATCCGAGAATCGGATTGCCTTTTATTGTTAAATGATTGTAAATACCAAGATACTTTGGAGATAGTTAGAAGATTGTTAACACAATATTTTATCCAAGTGGCGATTCTGTCAGCTAAATGACAGCTTTGTTGGATTAAAATTGTTAGAATAGTTAAAAAGGTAACGACGCCTAAGGATTTATTGTCAATCATTTGATCTAAATTTGAGTAACTTTGTTAAAGGGAGGGCTTGTAATGACAACCAGTGAAAATCGGTTTGTTCACGTGGATTCCAGTAAATGCTTGGGTTGTAGAAGCTGTGAAATTGCTTGCGGGTTAAGTCACCAAGATCTTGATTTGTTTAGCGCCGCCTTGCATGGACATAAACTCGAACCACGAATTGTAGTTAAGCACTCAGAACAAGGTCCTATTACCGTACAGTGTCGTCACTGTGAGGATGCCCCTTGTGTACAGGTATGTCCAGTTAATGCCTTATATCATCAAGCAGGCATGGTGACGTTAAGTGAAGAGACCTGTATCGGATGCCGGTTGTGCTCAAAAGCCTGTCCTTTTGGTGCTATTCGAGTGCGTGTAAAGTCACAGCTTGAAGGGGGAAAAGCAGTTAACAAGGCCAAAGCCCTTAAGTGTGATCTGTGTATTAGCCGGATTGGAGCAGTCAGTGAAGAAGCCTGTGCTTGTATTCAGTCTTGTCCGGTGAAAGCCATGAAGTTAATTACTGCAGCAGAATATCAGCATAAGATTTGCTAACTGGGAAAGCATCAAAAAATAGGGGAGGAAAGACTTATGAATAAAAATCAATCCTGTGAGCCTTGTGCGAATGAAATGCTGACATTGGCAAGAACCAATAAATTTGAAACAGTATGGGATCGTTACGAGCAGCAATTGCCGCAGTGCGGCTTTGGATTGCTTGGAGTTTGTTGTCGGCTTTGCTGGAAGGGACCGTGCCGGGTTAATCCCGTTGGCGATGGACCTGACCAAGGTGTGTGTGGTGCTGACGTTCATACTATTGTTGCACGAAATCTCATCAGAGGCATTGCTGCCGGTACTGCAGCTCACTCCGATCATGGTCGCCACATTGCCAAAACATTATTAGAAATGAGCGAAGGGCATGCTCCTGACTATATCATTAAAGATCAAGAAAAACTTCATGGTATTGCGGCCAGATTAAATATTTCTCTTGATGGGAAAGAGCATAACCAGCTTTTGCGCGAGATAGCCTTGAAGTCATTAGAGGATTTCTCACGTCAAGACGAGAAGATACCCTGTGCTTGGCTGGAATCCACAATTCCAGAAGTCCGTCTTGCTAAATTGACTGCTTTAGGTGTAGCACCACATAATATCGATGCCTCCATAGCTGACATCATGGCTCGTACCCATGTAGGAACTGATGCCGATCCGGCAAACTTATTGCTGGCAGGCTTGCGGGGATCGTTGGCTGATTATACCGGAATGTATTTGGCTACTGAATTGTCAGATGCTCTCTTTGGTACTCCTGAGCCTGTTGTGACATCAGCTAATCTAGGCGTTATCAAAGCGAATTGTGTTAATATTGCCGTGAATGGCCATAATCCGTTATTAAGTGAATTTGTTTGTGATATGGCGGCTGAATTAAATGACGAGGCCATTCAAGCTGGTGCTGACGGCGGAATTAATGTTGTTGGTGTTTGCTGTACTGGGAATGAAGTTCTAATGCGGCGTGGTATTCCGCTTGCCACAAATTATCTTTCGCAGGAATTGCCTATTTTAACGGGTGCTCTTGATGCCATTGTGGTTGATGTGCAATGTATCATGCCTTCATTAGGAAAGCTTAGCGAGTGCTTCCACACTAAGCTTATTACAACAATGAGCAGCTGTAAAATCCCTGGGGCCACTCATATCGAGTTTCAGACTCAGACAGCCAAGGAAAGCTCCAGGGAAATTATCCGCCTAGCTATTGCGGCTTATAAACGGCGTGATCATGATAAAGTAAACATTCCTCAGCACAGCAGTACTGTGATCGGGGGTTTTAGTGCCGAGGCTGTCGTTGGAGCGCTTAGTAAATTAGATGCGAATGATCCGCTAAAGCCACTTCTAGATAATATTGTAAACGGAAATATCCAGGG
Encoded here:
- a CDS encoding ATPase yields the protein MKDSDIMNKFTLTTRLNIKIICIISLFMLLIMTYGQWIAFREREEEYAGQLETITSFLLHKIPAKTFAGILEQQASAGKTLEEQVVAINKTLQPELENIILTSQLIKYGFFAQDQQRIVAIGPDFDRSLLLDVDPALFRELYKTNIPELGIQKNSIIWYGDSILYHVRPIIMNDKVIGYAFACLNLNRVRSELWERTMKFFSVAFFILMIVIMLFQEVFIQFKKELELFAEAILKGRAKQFESKIPELTPILRYISAQTENMARLDRLNIVGEMAASIGHEVRNPMTTVRGFLQYLSNKQEFKNSLEHFTLMISEMDRANQIITEFLALAKNKSMDFKDRDLNQIITEIVPLLQSDAVRSRCQIALHLLPIPSVSVDENSMRQLILNLVRNAIESMLQGGIVTISTEQRDAQVILAIQDQGTGISPDILNKLGTPFLTTKENGIGIGLAVCYRIVYRHAGVIEVDSKVGEGTKFTIILHCSKQDQADKEHVI
- a CDS encoding membrane protein, coding for MIVNKSAVMYLFICISIMLLTVGCGTQGKPASTVEKYPTKPITMIVPYAAGGSADMMARAMEKVAQKHLGQPLVVTNIAGGASTIGTNELAGAKADGYTIGYVSMGSFLQPLYGQTRYHYPTALEPLVQVMSTPSVAVVLANQPWESIDDLVQYAKQHPGEIKYGHSGLGSGNHVAGEMFAKEAGIDIAQVPFRGESEALAAVLGGHVQLMFTNPPTIKEYLKSGKVKVLAVAADQRIKDTGFTNIPTFKESGLSVVYHAWHALGAPKGLPAEIRNQLVDDLSRMINDPEFKKNMEDLGMTVEYLGPQEFEKKWIEDNARLTKVIKDTGIAEKIAAQKK
- a CDS encoding ubiquinone biosynthesis protein UbiE, which produces MAVNLHLDTKDLAEKYDASSQSQFNDGCVLLEKLDLKSGYSVLDIGCGTGSLAPKVIESIGNDGQYIGIDPLIERIAIANQKHMSANAVFKQGIAENLSFLADNTVDIVYMNWVFHWIADKKNVIQEINRVLKPNGKFGITIPCKELHSIIGLTGITDKVLKRDPYKSFVRQESSTQKQYNLTTADWINLFIEETLIIKEIHVQVSSRVFQNATEITQFMTASFFGNYLNHVPDDLREQAITDIEAEFESYRTVEGLKFDYYPLYAVVQKQK
- a CDS encoding 2-oxoacid:ferredoxin oxidoreductase subunit alpha, with amino-acid sequence MWRKPFTVMFGGQAGYGIMSAGALVAKAGARNGLWAFVVNEYPSLIKGGLNTCIVSFDANPVKAYEERLDFLCALSQEALDQNYNKLDRGAAVLYDSDAVKPDRDKVPQAVTLYPVKLIGSLSGETAKVMANSAMLGAFCALSGFPIEKIADIMKTGFIKAKVLQQNLTLLYQTFDQTRSLFAEEKTFPLSFQADGNRKMLLNGNDAIAMGAIKAGVKFAAGYPMTPGSSVLTYLADHAVEYGLVFKQAEDEIAAVNMLIGAGFAGVRALGSTSGGGFALMTEALGFAAQAEVPLVIVNAQRGGPSTGLPTRTAQADLNFVVHASQGEFPRIVMAPGDVEECFFETFQLFNLVEKFQVPGIILTDKYLADSSIVHPYFEDGDLRVDRGALVDESWLNDNQPYLRYRAAEDGVSPRAIPGQMKGRHIATSYTHGEDGFYSSGNREYAAQEPEITAAGLDKLFAKVPGILQEIQGVKLHGPQAAELTIIGWGSSKGAILEAITAVNQTGRTVNFLQVLYLSPFPAEAVQAVLQGSKRTLLIEGNKTGQLGAMIRTYTGLSMEEVYLKYDSRPFTPALIIEKIKEVLL
- a CDS encoding 2-oxoglutarate ferredoxin oxidoreductase subunit beta, encoding MEDLKNSYVPTWCIGCGNYGIWNAWKKAFMSLNLDPEQTALVTGIGCSSKIAQYLNTYRIETLHGRSLPVATGVKLANHQLTVIAEGGDGDGMGLGIGHFIHTARRNLDITYLIHNNQIYGLTKGQSSPTSDLGIVTKFTPPPRGNVEQPINIVQTALQAGASFVARSTAADPKLAEIIAQAIKHKGFSVIDILQPCVSFNHVNTYKWYQERVYAVSELSDYDPTDYTKATAVAAQWGDKIPTGVIYAAERMTYESSLPQLAVQTLSIQSIEAIIVTPLMDELA
- the hydN1_2 gene encoding electron transporter HydN, with the protein product MTTSENRFVHVDSSKCLGCRSCEIACGLSHQDLDLFSAALHGHKLEPRIVVKHSEQGPITVQCRHCEDAPCVQVCPVNALYHQAGMVTLSEETCIGCRLCSKACPFGAIRVRVKSQLEGGKAVNKAKALKCDLCISRIGAVSEEACACIQSCPVKAMKLITAAEYQHKIC
- a CDS encoding carbon monoxide dehydrogenase/acetyl-CoA synthase subunit beta, coding for MNKNQSCEPCANEMLTLARTNKFETVWDRYEQQLPQCGFGLLGVCCRLCWKGPCRVNPVGDGPDQGVCGADVHTIVARNLIRGIAAGTAAHSDHGRHIAKTLLEMSEGHAPDYIIKDQEKLHGIAARLNISLDGKEHNQLLREIALKSLEDFSRQDEKIPCAWLESTIPEVRLAKLTALGVAPHNIDASIADIMARTHVGTDADPANLLLAGLRGSLADYTGMYLATELSDALFGTPEPVVTSANLGVIKANCVNIAVNGHNPLLSEFVCDMAAELNDEAIQAGADGGINVVGVCCTGNEVLMRRGIPLATNYLSQELPILTGALDAIVVDVQCIMPSLGKLSECFHTKLITTMSSCKIPGATHIEFQTQTAKESSREIIRLAIAAYKRRDHDKVNIPQHSSTVIGGFSAEAVVGALSKLDANDPLKPLLDNIVNGNIQGVALFAGCNTPKVPQDQAYLTIAKELAKRNVLLLATGCGAGAFAKAGMMTMEATEEFAGDSLKAVLRAIGEAAGLNGPLPLVLHMGSCVDNTRAVSLAVALANKIGVDLDQLPVVASAPECMSEKALAIGTWAVSLGFPTHLGVIPQVMGSSVVVDVLTEKTKDLTGGYFIVETDPQAAAQKIYTAIQERRQLLGI